A DNA window from Chiloscyllium plagiosum isolate BGI_BamShark_2017 chromosome 9, ASM401019v2, whole genome shotgun sequence contains the following coding sequences:
- the arv1 gene encoding protein ARV1 gives MAACYRCVECNKEAQELHRDYSHGIIKITICKSCQKPVDKYVEYDPVIILIDAILCKVQAYRHIILNTKINIHWKLCIFCLLCEAYLRWSQLQDSQQIVDPTDIIRYAKEWDFYQMFGLASLELAAFLSGTFFFLWLTNNDFIQKKSNCNTLLIALLLSGYGKLLVIPAVIWEHDYSPLYIGLIKFFVLASNAQAVRVVLNSSRRFALSVIFVGWMVEQLTACIFEQLKLTL, from the exons ATGGCGGCATGCTATCGGTGCGTCGAATGTAATAAGGAGGCACAAGAACTTCATAGGGACTACAGCCACGGGATCATCAAGATAACCATTTGT AAATCATGCCAGAAACCGGTTGACAAGTACGTTGAATATGATCCTGTGATCATTCTCATTGATGCAATCTTATGTAAAGTTCAAGCTTATAGGCACATCATCCTGAATACCAAAATTAAT ATTCATTGGAAACTGTGCATATTCTGCTTGTTGTGTGAAGCATATCTTCGGTGGTCACAGCTACAGGATTCGCAGCAAATTGTAGATCCAACAGATATAATTCGTTATGCCAAAGAGTGGGATTTCTACCAAATGTTTGGATTAGCTAGTTTGG AACTAGCAGCATTCCTGAGTGGGACATTTTTCTTCTTGTGGTTAACAAACAacgatttcatccagaagaaatCAAACTGCAACACATTGCTAATAGCTTTATTATTGTCTGGCTATGGGAAACTCCTTGtgattccagctgtgatctgggAACATGATTATTCACCACTGTACATTGGTCTCATCAAATTCTTTGTGCTTGCATCAAATGCACAAGCTGTCAGAG TCGTGCTGAATAGCAGCAGAAGATTTGCATTGTCTGTCATTTTTGTTGGATGGATGGTGGAGCAGTTAACAGCCTGCATCTTTGAACAGCTGAAATTGACCTTATAA